From a single Phocoena sinus isolate mPhoSin1 chromosome 1, mPhoSin1.pri, whole genome shotgun sequence genomic region:
- the ATP1A1 gene encoding sodium/potassium-transporting ATPase subunit alpha-1 isoform X2: MGKGVGRDKYEPAAVSEHGDKKKAKKERDMDELKKEVSMDDHKLSLDELHRKYGTDLSRGLTTARAAEILARDGPNALTPPPTTPEWVKFCRQLFGGFSMLLWIGAILCFLAYGIQAATEEEPQNDNLYLGVVLSAVVIITGCFSYYQEAKSSKIMESFKNMVPQQALVIRNGEKMSINAEEVVVGDLVEVKGGDRIPADLRIISANGCKVDNSSLTGESEPQTRSPDFTNENPLETRNIAFFSTNCVEGTARGIVVYTGDRTVMGRIATLASGLEGGQTPIAAEIEHFIHIITGVAVFLGVSFFILSLILEYTWLEAVIFLIGIIVANVPEGLLATVTVCLTLTAKRMARKNCLVKNLEAVETLGSTSTICSDKTGTLTQNRMTVAHMWFDNQIHEADTTENQSGVSFDKTSATWLALSRIAGLCNRAVFQANQENLPILKRAVAGDASESALLKCIELCCGSVKEMRERYTKIVEIPFNSTNKYQLSIHKNPNTAEPRHLLVMKGAPERILDRCSSILIHGKEQPLDEELKDAFQNAYLELGGLGERVLGFCHLFLPDDQFPEGFQFDTDDVNFPVDNLCFVGLISMIDPPRAAVPDAVGKCRSAGIKVIMVTGDHPITAKAIAKGVGIISEGNETVEDIAARLNIPVSQVNPRDAKACVVHGSDLKDMTAEQLDDILKYHTEIVFARTSPQQKLIIVEGCQRQGAIVAVTGDGVNDSPALKKADIGVAMGIAGSDVSKQAADMILLDDNFASIVTGVEEGRLIFDNLKKSIAYTLTSNIPEITPFLIFIIANIPLPLGTVTILCIDLGTDMVPAISLAYEQAESDIMKRQPRNPQTDKLVNERLISMAYGQIGMIQALGGFFTYFVIMAENGFLPTHLLGVRVDWDDRWINDVEDSYGQQWVNLRTEEDRGVHLPHSLLCQHRGGAVGRLGHLQDQEEFCLPAGDEEQDLNIWPLRRDGPCCFPFLLPWNGCCPEDVSPQTYLVVLCLPLLSSHLRV; the protein is encoded by the exons ATGGGGAAGGGG GTTGGACGTGATAAATATGAACCCGCAGCTGTTTCAGAGCATGGCGACAAAAAGAAGGCCAAGAAAGAGAGGGATATGGATGAGCTGAAGAAGGAAGTTTCTATG GATGACCACAAACTTAGCCTTGATGAGCTTCATCGCAAATACGGAACGGACTTGAGCCGA GGCTTAACAACTGCCCGAGCTGCTGAGATCCTGGCCCGAGACGGTCCCAACGCCCTCACTCCCCCTCCCACGACCCCCGAATGGGTCAAGTTCTGTCGGCAGCTGTTCGGGGGGTTCTCAATGTTACTGTGGATTGGAGCAATTCTTTGTTTCTTGGCCTATGGCATCCAAGCTGCTACAGAAGAGGAACCTCAAAATGATAAT CTGTATCTTGGAGTGGTGCTGTCTGCCGTCGTCATCATAACTGGGTGTTTCTCCTACTATCAAGAAGCTAAAAGCTCAAAGATCATGGAGTCCTTCAAAAACATGGTTCCTCAG CAAGCCCTCGTGATTcgaaatggtgaaaaaatgagCATAAATGCAGAAGAAGTTGTCGTTGGGGATCTGGTGGAAGTGAAAGGAGGGGATCGAATCCCTGCTGATCTCAGAATCATCTCTGCAAACGGCTGCAAG GTGGATAACTCCTCACTCACTGGAGAATCAGAACCGCAGACCAGGTCTCCGGATTTCACCAATGAAAACCCCCTGGAGACACGGAACATTGCCTTTTTTTCAACCAACTGCGTTGAAG GTACTGCACGTGGCATTGTCGTGTACACGGGGGATCGCACCGTGATGGGCAGAATCGCCACGCTCGCTTCTGGGCTGGAAGGGGGCCAGACTCCCATTGCTGCGGAAATTGAACATTTTATCCACATCATCACGGGTGTGGCCGTGTTCCTGGGCGTGTCgttcttcatcctttctctgatCCTTGAATACACCTGGCTTGAGGCCGTCATCTTCCTCATCGGCATCATTGTAGCCAACGTGCCAGAAGGTTTGCTGGCCACCGTCACG GTGTGCCTGACCCTGACCGCCAAGCGCATGGCCAGGAAGAACTGCTTAGTGAAGAACCTGGAGGCTGTGGAGACCTTGGGGTCCACGTCCACCATCTGCTCAGACAAAACTGGAACTCTGACCCAGAACCGGATGACGGTGGCCCACATGTGGTTCGACAATCAGATCCACGAGGCCGACACGACGGAGAATCAGAGTG GTGTCTCATTCGACAAGACCTCGGCCACCTGGCTCGCTCTGTCCAGAATTGCAGGGCTTTGTAACAGGGCCGTGTTTCAGGCTAACCAGGAGAACCTGCCTATCCTGAAG CGGGCCGTTGCAGGCGATGCGTCCGAGTCCGCGCTCCTGAAGTGCATTGAGCTGTGCTGCGGTTCTgtgaaggagatgagagagagataCACGAAGATCGTTGAGATACCCTTCAACTCCACCAACAAGTACCAG TTGTCCATCCACAAGAACCCCAACACGGCTGAGCCCCGGCACCTGCTGGTGATGAAAGGTGCCCCGGAAAGGATCCTGGACCGCTGCAGCTCCATCCTCATCCACGGCAAGGAGCAGCCCCTGGACGAGGAGCTGAAGGACGCCTTTCAGAACGCCTACCTGGAGCTGGGTGGTCTTGGAGAGCGCGTGCTGG gTTTCTGCCACCTTTTCCTGCCAGATGACCAGTTTCCCGAAGGCTTCCAGTTTGACACCGATGATGTGAATTTCCCTGTTGATAATCTCTGCTTCGTGGGGCTCATCTCCATGATCGACCCACCACGGGCTGCCGTCCCTGATGCCGTGGGCAAATGTCGAAGTGCTGGAATTAAG GTCATCATGGTCACCGGAGACCATCCAATCACAGCCAAAGCCATTGCCAAAGGTGTGGGCATCATCTCGGAAGGAAACGAGACCGTAGAAGACATCGCTGCCCGCCTCAACATTCCAGTGAGCCAGGTGAACCCCAG GGATGCCAAGGCCTGCGTGGTACATGGAAGTGATCTGAAGGACATGACTGCCGAGCAGCTGGATGACATTCTGAAGTACCACACGGAGATCGTGTTTGCCAGGACCTCTCCGCAGCAGAAGCTCATCATTGTGGAAGGCTGCCAGAGACAG GGCGCCATTGTGGCTGTAACTGGCGACGGTGTCAATGACTCTCCGGCTTTGAAGAAGGCTGACATCGGGGTTGCCATGGGGATAGCTGGCTCAGACGTGTCTAAGCAAGCTGCCGACATGATCCTCCTGGATGACAACTTTGCCTCAATTGTGACTGGAGTAGAGGAAG GTCGTCTGATTTTTGATAACTTGAAGAAATCCATTGCCTACACCCTCACCAGTAACATTCCAGAGATCACCCCCTTCCTGATATTTATTATTGCCAACATTCCACTACCCCTGGGGACTGTCACCATCCTCTGCATCGACTTGGGAACAGACATG GTTCCTGCCATCTCCCTGGCTTACGAGCAGGCTGAGAGCGACATCATGAAGAGACAGCCCAGAAACCCCCAAACGGACAAACTCGTGAACGAGCGGTTGATCAGCATGGCCTACGGACAGATTG GTATGATCCAGGCCCTGGGGGGCTTCTTCACCTACTTTGTGATTATGGCTGAGAACGGCTTCCTCCCGACTCACCTGCTGGGCGTCCGAGTAGACTGGGATGACCGCTGGATCAACGACGTGGAGGATAGCTACGGGCAGCAGTGGGTGA ACCTACGAACAGAGGAAGATCGTGGAGTTCACCTGCCACACAGCCTTCTTTGTCAGCatcgtggtggtgcagtgggccGACTTGGTCATCTGCAAGACCAGGAGGAATTCTGTCTTCCAGCAGGGGATGAA GAACAAGATCTTAATATTTGGCCTCTTCGAAGAGACGGCCCTTGCTGCTTTCCTTTCCTACTGCCCTGGAATGGGTGTTGCCCTGAGGATGTATCCCCTCAA ACCTACCTGGTGGTTCTGTGCCTTCCCCTACTCTCTTCTCATCTTCGTGTATGA
- the ATP1A1 gene encoding sodium/potassium-transporting ATPase subunit alpha-1 isoform X1 gives MGKGVGRDKYEPAAVSEHGDKKKAKKERDMDELKKEVSMDDHKLSLDELHRKYGTDLSRGLTTARAAEILARDGPNALTPPPTTPEWVKFCRQLFGGFSMLLWIGAILCFLAYGIQAATEEEPQNDNLYLGVVLSAVVIITGCFSYYQEAKSSKIMESFKNMVPQQALVIRNGEKMSINAEEVVVGDLVEVKGGDRIPADLRIISANGCKVDNSSLTGESEPQTRSPDFTNENPLETRNIAFFSTNCVEGTARGIVVYTGDRTVMGRIATLASGLEGGQTPIAAEIEHFIHIITGVAVFLGVSFFILSLILEYTWLEAVIFLIGIIVANVPEGLLATVTVCLTLTAKRMARKNCLVKNLEAVETLGSTSTICSDKTGTLTQNRMTVAHMWFDNQIHEADTTENQSGVSFDKTSATWLALSRIAGLCNRAVFQANQENLPILKRAVAGDASESALLKCIELCCGSVKEMRERYTKIVEIPFNSTNKYQLSIHKNPNTAEPRHLLVMKGAPERILDRCSSILIHGKEQPLDEELKDAFQNAYLELGGLGERVLGFCHLFLPDDQFPEGFQFDTDDVNFPVDNLCFVGLISMIDPPRAAVPDAVGKCRSAGIKVIMVTGDHPITAKAIAKGVGIISEGNETVEDIAARLNIPVSQVNPRDAKACVVHGSDLKDMTAEQLDDILKYHTEIVFARTSPQQKLIIVEGCQRQGAIVAVTGDGVNDSPALKKADIGVAMGIAGSDVSKQAADMILLDDNFASIVTGVEEGRLIFDNLKKSIAYTLTSNIPEITPFLIFIIANIPLPLGTVTILCIDLGTDMVPAISLAYEQAESDIMKRQPRNPQTDKLVNERLISMAYGQIGMIQALGGFFTYFVIMAENGFLPTHLLGVRVDWDDRWINDVEDSYGQQWTYEQRKIVEFTCHTAFFVSIVVVQWADLVICKTRRNSVFQQGMKNKILIFGLFEETALAAFLSYCPGMGVALRMYPLKPTWWFCAFPYSLLIFVYDEVRKLIIRRRPGGWVEKETYY, from the exons ATGGGGAAGGGG GTTGGACGTGATAAATATGAACCCGCAGCTGTTTCAGAGCATGGCGACAAAAAGAAGGCCAAGAAAGAGAGGGATATGGATGAGCTGAAGAAGGAAGTTTCTATG GATGACCACAAACTTAGCCTTGATGAGCTTCATCGCAAATACGGAACGGACTTGAGCCGA GGCTTAACAACTGCCCGAGCTGCTGAGATCCTGGCCCGAGACGGTCCCAACGCCCTCACTCCCCCTCCCACGACCCCCGAATGGGTCAAGTTCTGTCGGCAGCTGTTCGGGGGGTTCTCAATGTTACTGTGGATTGGAGCAATTCTTTGTTTCTTGGCCTATGGCATCCAAGCTGCTACAGAAGAGGAACCTCAAAATGATAAT CTGTATCTTGGAGTGGTGCTGTCTGCCGTCGTCATCATAACTGGGTGTTTCTCCTACTATCAAGAAGCTAAAAGCTCAAAGATCATGGAGTCCTTCAAAAACATGGTTCCTCAG CAAGCCCTCGTGATTcgaaatggtgaaaaaatgagCATAAATGCAGAAGAAGTTGTCGTTGGGGATCTGGTGGAAGTGAAAGGAGGGGATCGAATCCCTGCTGATCTCAGAATCATCTCTGCAAACGGCTGCAAG GTGGATAACTCCTCACTCACTGGAGAATCAGAACCGCAGACCAGGTCTCCGGATTTCACCAATGAAAACCCCCTGGAGACACGGAACATTGCCTTTTTTTCAACCAACTGCGTTGAAG GTACTGCACGTGGCATTGTCGTGTACACGGGGGATCGCACCGTGATGGGCAGAATCGCCACGCTCGCTTCTGGGCTGGAAGGGGGCCAGACTCCCATTGCTGCGGAAATTGAACATTTTATCCACATCATCACGGGTGTGGCCGTGTTCCTGGGCGTGTCgttcttcatcctttctctgatCCTTGAATACACCTGGCTTGAGGCCGTCATCTTCCTCATCGGCATCATTGTAGCCAACGTGCCAGAAGGTTTGCTGGCCACCGTCACG GTGTGCCTGACCCTGACCGCCAAGCGCATGGCCAGGAAGAACTGCTTAGTGAAGAACCTGGAGGCTGTGGAGACCTTGGGGTCCACGTCCACCATCTGCTCAGACAAAACTGGAACTCTGACCCAGAACCGGATGACGGTGGCCCACATGTGGTTCGACAATCAGATCCACGAGGCCGACACGACGGAGAATCAGAGTG GTGTCTCATTCGACAAGACCTCGGCCACCTGGCTCGCTCTGTCCAGAATTGCAGGGCTTTGTAACAGGGCCGTGTTTCAGGCTAACCAGGAGAACCTGCCTATCCTGAAG CGGGCCGTTGCAGGCGATGCGTCCGAGTCCGCGCTCCTGAAGTGCATTGAGCTGTGCTGCGGTTCTgtgaaggagatgagagagagataCACGAAGATCGTTGAGATACCCTTCAACTCCACCAACAAGTACCAG TTGTCCATCCACAAGAACCCCAACACGGCTGAGCCCCGGCACCTGCTGGTGATGAAAGGTGCCCCGGAAAGGATCCTGGACCGCTGCAGCTCCATCCTCATCCACGGCAAGGAGCAGCCCCTGGACGAGGAGCTGAAGGACGCCTTTCAGAACGCCTACCTGGAGCTGGGTGGTCTTGGAGAGCGCGTGCTGG gTTTCTGCCACCTTTTCCTGCCAGATGACCAGTTTCCCGAAGGCTTCCAGTTTGACACCGATGATGTGAATTTCCCTGTTGATAATCTCTGCTTCGTGGGGCTCATCTCCATGATCGACCCACCACGGGCTGCCGTCCCTGATGCCGTGGGCAAATGTCGAAGTGCTGGAATTAAG GTCATCATGGTCACCGGAGACCATCCAATCACAGCCAAAGCCATTGCCAAAGGTGTGGGCATCATCTCGGAAGGAAACGAGACCGTAGAAGACATCGCTGCCCGCCTCAACATTCCAGTGAGCCAGGTGAACCCCAG GGATGCCAAGGCCTGCGTGGTACATGGAAGTGATCTGAAGGACATGACTGCCGAGCAGCTGGATGACATTCTGAAGTACCACACGGAGATCGTGTTTGCCAGGACCTCTCCGCAGCAGAAGCTCATCATTGTGGAAGGCTGCCAGAGACAG GGCGCCATTGTGGCTGTAACTGGCGACGGTGTCAATGACTCTCCGGCTTTGAAGAAGGCTGACATCGGGGTTGCCATGGGGATAGCTGGCTCAGACGTGTCTAAGCAAGCTGCCGACATGATCCTCCTGGATGACAACTTTGCCTCAATTGTGACTGGAGTAGAGGAAG GTCGTCTGATTTTTGATAACTTGAAGAAATCCATTGCCTACACCCTCACCAGTAACATTCCAGAGATCACCCCCTTCCTGATATTTATTATTGCCAACATTCCACTACCCCTGGGGACTGTCACCATCCTCTGCATCGACTTGGGAACAGACATG GTTCCTGCCATCTCCCTGGCTTACGAGCAGGCTGAGAGCGACATCATGAAGAGACAGCCCAGAAACCCCCAAACGGACAAACTCGTGAACGAGCGGTTGATCAGCATGGCCTACGGACAGATTG GTATGATCCAGGCCCTGGGGGGCTTCTTCACCTACTTTGTGATTATGGCTGAGAACGGCTTCCTCCCGACTCACCTGCTGGGCGTCCGAGTAGACTGGGATGACCGCTGGATCAACGACGTGGAGGATAGCTACGGGCAGCAGTGG ACCTACGAACAGAGGAAGATCGTGGAGTTCACCTGCCACACAGCCTTCTTTGTCAGCatcgtggtggtgcagtgggccGACTTGGTCATCTGCAAGACCAGGAGGAATTCTGTCTTCCAGCAGGGGATGAA GAACAAGATCTTAATATTTGGCCTCTTCGAAGAGACGGCCCTTGCTGCTTTCCTTTCCTACTGCCCTGGAATGGGTGTTGCCCTGAGGATGTATCCCCTCAA ACCTACCTGGTGGTTCTGTGCCTTCCCCTACTCTCTTCTCATCTTCGTGTATGACGAAGTCCGAAAGCTCATCATCAGGCGACGCCCTGGCG
- the ATP1A1 gene encoding sodium/potassium-transporting ATPase subunit alpha-1 isoform X3: protein MDELKKEVSMDDHKLSLDELHRKYGTDLSRGLTTARAAEILARDGPNALTPPPTTPEWVKFCRQLFGGFSMLLWIGAILCFLAYGIQAATEEEPQNDNLYLGVVLSAVVIITGCFSYYQEAKSSKIMESFKNMVPQQALVIRNGEKMSINAEEVVVGDLVEVKGGDRIPADLRIISANGCKVDNSSLTGESEPQTRSPDFTNENPLETRNIAFFSTNCVEGTARGIVVYTGDRTVMGRIATLASGLEGGQTPIAAEIEHFIHIITGVAVFLGVSFFILSLILEYTWLEAVIFLIGIIVANVPEGLLATVTVCLTLTAKRMARKNCLVKNLEAVETLGSTSTICSDKTGTLTQNRMTVAHMWFDNQIHEADTTENQSGVSFDKTSATWLALSRIAGLCNRAVFQANQENLPILKRAVAGDASESALLKCIELCCGSVKEMRERYTKIVEIPFNSTNKYQLSIHKNPNTAEPRHLLVMKGAPERILDRCSSILIHGKEQPLDEELKDAFQNAYLELGGLGERVLGFCHLFLPDDQFPEGFQFDTDDVNFPVDNLCFVGLISMIDPPRAAVPDAVGKCRSAGIKVIMVTGDHPITAKAIAKGVGIISEGNETVEDIAARLNIPVSQVNPRDAKACVVHGSDLKDMTAEQLDDILKYHTEIVFARTSPQQKLIIVEGCQRQGAIVAVTGDGVNDSPALKKADIGVAMGIAGSDVSKQAADMILLDDNFASIVTGVEEGRLIFDNLKKSIAYTLTSNIPEITPFLIFIIANIPLPLGTVTILCIDLGTDMVPAISLAYEQAESDIMKRQPRNPQTDKLVNERLISMAYGQIGMIQALGGFFTYFVIMAENGFLPTHLLGVRVDWDDRWINDVEDSYGQQWTYEQRKIVEFTCHTAFFVSIVVVQWADLVICKTRRNSVFQQGMKNKILIFGLFEETALAAFLSYCPGMGVALRMYPLKPTWWFCAFPYSLLIFVYDEVRKLIIRRRPGGWVEKETYY, encoded by the exons ATGGATGAGCTGAAGAAGGAAGTTTCTATG GATGACCACAAACTTAGCCTTGATGAGCTTCATCGCAAATACGGAACGGACTTGAGCCGA GGCTTAACAACTGCCCGAGCTGCTGAGATCCTGGCCCGAGACGGTCCCAACGCCCTCACTCCCCCTCCCACGACCCCCGAATGGGTCAAGTTCTGTCGGCAGCTGTTCGGGGGGTTCTCAATGTTACTGTGGATTGGAGCAATTCTTTGTTTCTTGGCCTATGGCATCCAAGCTGCTACAGAAGAGGAACCTCAAAATGATAAT CTGTATCTTGGAGTGGTGCTGTCTGCCGTCGTCATCATAACTGGGTGTTTCTCCTACTATCAAGAAGCTAAAAGCTCAAAGATCATGGAGTCCTTCAAAAACATGGTTCCTCAG CAAGCCCTCGTGATTcgaaatggtgaaaaaatgagCATAAATGCAGAAGAAGTTGTCGTTGGGGATCTGGTGGAAGTGAAAGGAGGGGATCGAATCCCTGCTGATCTCAGAATCATCTCTGCAAACGGCTGCAAG GTGGATAACTCCTCACTCACTGGAGAATCAGAACCGCAGACCAGGTCTCCGGATTTCACCAATGAAAACCCCCTGGAGACACGGAACATTGCCTTTTTTTCAACCAACTGCGTTGAAG GTACTGCACGTGGCATTGTCGTGTACACGGGGGATCGCACCGTGATGGGCAGAATCGCCACGCTCGCTTCTGGGCTGGAAGGGGGCCAGACTCCCATTGCTGCGGAAATTGAACATTTTATCCACATCATCACGGGTGTGGCCGTGTTCCTGGGCGTGTCgttcttcatcctttctctgatCCTTGAATACACCTGGCTTGAGGCCGTCATCTTCCTCATCGGCATCATTGTAGCCAACGTGCCAGAAGGTTTGCTGGCCACCGTCACG GTGTGCCTGACCCTGACCGCCAAGCGCATGGCCAGGAAGAACTGCTTAGTGAAGAACCTGGAGGCTGTGGAGACCTTGGGGTCCACGTCCACCATCTGCTCAGACAAAACTGGAACTCTGACCCAGAACCGGATGACGGTGGCCCACATGTGGTTCGACAATCAGATCCACGAGGCCGACACGACGGAGAATCAGAGTG GTGTCTCATTCGACAAGACCTCGGCCACCTGGCTCGCTCTGTCCAGAATTGCAGGGCTTTGTAACAGGGCCGTGTTTCAGGCTAACCAGGAGAACCTGCCTATCCTGAAG CGGGCCGTTGCAGGCGATGCGTCCGAGTCCGCGCTCCTGAAGTGCATTGAGCTGTGCTGCGGTTCTgtgaaggagatgagagagagataCACGAAGATCGTTGAGATACCCTTCAACTCCACCAACAAGTACCAG TTGTCCATCCACAAGAACCCCAACACGGCTGAGCCCCGGCACCTGCTGGTGATGAAAGGTGCCCCGGAAAGGATCCTGGACCGCTGCAGCTCCATCCTCATCCACGGCAAGGAGCAGCCCCTGGACGAGGAGCTGAAGGACGCCTTTCAGAACGCCTACCTGGAGCTGGGTGGTCTTGGAGAGCGCGTGCTGG gTTTCTGCCACCTTTTCCTGCCAGATGACCAGTTTCCCGAAGGCTTCCAGTTTGACACCGATGATGTGAATTTCCCTGTTGATAATCTCTGCTTCGTGGGGCTCATCTCCATGATCGACCCACCACGGGCTGCCGTCCCTGATGCCGTGGGCAAATGTCGAAGTGCTGGAATTAAG GTCATCATGGTCACCGGAGACCATCCAATCACAGCCAAAGCCATTGCCAAAGGTGTGGGCATCATCTCGGAAGGAAACGAGACCGTAGAAGACATCGCTGCCCGCCTCAACATTCCAGTGAGCCAGGTGAACCCCAG GGATGCCAAGGCCTGCGTGGTACATGGAAGTGATCTGAAGGACATGACTGCCGAGCAGCTGGATGACATTCTGAAGTACCACACGGAGATCGTGTTTGCCAGGACCTCTCCGCAGCAGAAGCTCATCATTGTGGAAGGCTGCCAGAGACAG GGCGCCATTGTGGCTGTAACTGGCGACGGTGTCAATGACTCTCCGGCTTTGAAGAAGGCTGACATCGGGGTTGCCATGGGGATAGCTGGCTCAGACGTGTCTAAGCAAGCTGCCGACATGATCCTCCTGGATGACAACTTTGCCTCAATTGTGACTGGAGTAGAGGAAG GTCGTCTGATTTTTGATAACTTGAAGAAATCCATTGCCTACACCCTCACCAGTAACATTCCAGAGATCACCCCCTTCCTGATATTTATTATTGCCAACATTCCACTACCCCTGGGGACTGTCACCATCCTCTGCATCGACTTGGGAACAGACATG GTTCCTGCCATCTCCCTGGCTTACGAGCAGGCTGAGAGCGACATCATGAAGAGACAGCCCAGAAACCCCCAAACGGACAAACTCGTGAACGAGCGGTTGATCAGCATGGCCTACGGACAGATTG GTATGATCCAGGCCCTGGGGGGCTTCTTCACCTACTTTGTGATTATGGCTGAGAACGGCTTCCTCCCGACTCACCTGCTGGGCGTCCGAGTAGACTGGGATGACCGCTGGATCAACGACGTGGAGGATAGCTACGGGCAGCAGTGG ACCTACGAACAGAGGAAGATCGTGGAGTTCACCTGCCACACAGCCTTCTTTGTCAGCatcgtggtggtgcagtgggccGACTTGGTCATCTGCAAGACCAGGAGGAATTCTGTCTTCCAGCAGGGGATGAA GAACAAGATCTTAATATTTGGCCTCTTCGAAGAGACGGCCCTTGCTGCTTTCCTTTCCTACTGCCCTGGAATGGGTGTTGCCCTGAGGATGTATCCCCTCAA ACCTACCTGGTGGTTCTGTGCCTTCCCCTACTCTCTTCTCATCTTCGTGTATGACGAAGTCCGAAAGCTCATCATCAGGCGACGCCCTGGCG
- the ATP1A1 gene encoding sodium/potassium-transporting ATPase subunit alpha-1 isoform X4 yields the protein MKGAPERILDRCSSILIHGKEQPLDEELKDAFQNAYLELGGLGERVLGFCHLFLPDDQFPEGFQFDTDDVNFPVDNLCFVGLISMIDPPRAAVPDAVGKCRSAGIKVIMVTGDHPITAKAIAKGVGIISEGNETVEDIAARLNIPVSQVNPRDAKACVVHGSDLKDMTAEQLDDILKYHTEIVFARTSPQQKLIIVEGCQRQGAIVAVTGDGVNDSPALKKADIGVAMGIAGSDVSKQAADMILLDDNFASIVTGVEEGRLIFDNLKKSIAYTLTSNIPEITPFLIFIIANIPLPLGTVTILCIDLGTDMVPAISLAYEQAESDIMKRQPRNPQTDKLVNERLISMAYGQIGMIQALGGFFTYFVIMAENGFLPTHLLGVRVDWDDRWINDVEDSYGQQWTYEQRKIVEFTCHTAFFVSIVVVQWADLVICKTRRNSVFQQGMKNKILIFGLFEETALAAFLSYCPGMGVALRMYPLKPTWWFCAFPYSLLIFVYDEVRKLIIRRRPGGWVEKETYY from the exons ATGAAAGGTGCCCCGGAAAGGATCCTGGACCGCTGCAGCTCCATCCTCATCCACGGCAAGGAGCAGCCCCTGGACGAGGAGCTGAAGGACGCCTTTCAGAACGCCTACCTGGAGCTGGGTGGTCTTGGAGAGCGCGTGCTGG gTTTCTGCCACCTTTTCCTGCCAGATGACCAGTTTCCCGAAGGCTTCCAGTTTGACACCGATGATGTGAATTTCCCTGTTGATAATCTCTGCTTCGTGGGGCTCATCTCCATGATCGACCCACCACGGGCTGCCGTCCCTGATGCCGTGGGCAAATGTCGAAGTGCTGGAATTAAG GTCATCATGGTCACCGGAGACCATCCAATCACAGCCAAAGCCATTGCCAAAGGTGTGGGCATCATCTCGGAAGGAAACGAGACCGTAGAAGACATCGCTGCCCGCCTCAACATTCCAGTGAGCCAGGTGAACCCCAG GGATGCCAAGGCCTGCGTGGTACATGGAAGTGATCTGAAGGACATGACTGCCGAGCAGCTGGATGACATTCTGAAGTACCACACGGAGATCGTGTTTGCCAGGACCTCTCCGCAGCAGAAGCTCATCATTGTGGAAGGCTGCCAGAGACAG GGCGCCATTGTGGCTGTAACTGGCGACGGTGTCAATGACTCTCCGGCTTTGAAGAAGGCTGACATCGGGGTTGCCATGGGGATAGCTGGCTCAGACGTGTCTAAGCAAGCTGCCGACATGATCCTCCTGGATGACAACTTTGCCTCAATTGTGACTGGAGTAGAGGAAG GTCGTCTGATTTTTGATAACTTGAAGAAATCCATTGCCTACACCCTCACCAGTAACATTCCAGAGATCACCCCCTTCCTGATATTTATTATTGCCAACATTCCACTACCCCTGGGGACTGTCACCATCCTCTGCATCGACTTGGGAACAGACATG GTTCCTGCCATCTCCCTGGCTTACGAGCAGGCTGAGAGCGACATCATGAAGAGACAGCCCAGAAACCCCCAAACGGACAAACTCGTGAACGAGCGGTTGATCAGCATGGCCTACGGACAGATTG GTATGATCCAGGCCCTGGGGGGCTTCTTCACCTACTTTGTGATTATGGCTGAGAACGGCTTCCTCCCGACTCACCTGCTGGGCGTCCGAGTAGACTGGGATGACCGCTGGATCAACGACGTGGAGGATAGCTACGGGCAGCAGTGG ACCTACGAACAGAGGAAGATCGTGGAGTTCACCTGCCACACAGCCTTCTTTGTCAGCatcgtggtggtgcagtgggccGACTTGGTCATCTGCAAGACCAGGAGGAATTCTGTCTTCCAGCAGGGGATGAA GAACAAGATCTTAATATTTGGCCTCTTCGAAGAGACGGCCCTTGCTGCTTTCCTTTCCTACTGCCCTGGAATGGGTGTTGCCCTGAGGATGTATCCCCTCAA ACCTACCTGGTGGTTCTGTGCCTTCCCCTACTCTCTTCTCATCTTCGTGTATGACGAAGTCCGAAAGCTCATCATCAGGCGACGCCCTGGCG